The Fusarium falciforme chromosome 7, complete sequence genome window below encodes:
- a CDS encoding HMA domain-containing protein — protein MACCYIAAFCISQLVNACQFLDLENSIRYNEDKPELQYPERLRTADDQKVESNPIVLSLSGMTCSACSSSVEASLNSLPGVDRARVSLDLQQATIVENSPNFDREAIKNMVLDLRYGVEIGPRSPKEIIDVLRSKEEIARLKSSFSQLAQCATIIQLVSLLLSNLGENGYPHGWKWVRGGKPNMNTLISSSVSPGTAFSFLDLLIRGPVKATPYYCSVIELALVVVSGRYLETMSRRSAAEHLIRVYQPLLEDQYVKTYSTGQSFLRPGDEIVIESFSTIPCDCYITLGSASINQAIVTGESMPAKKSVGDFLLGGTQNMGEQLVCVVHKEQGSSFYAQLVQSAVEASGSKSEDFQFLDLMMNYFVIIVMSLAILAPLKDIYWSAHSLSDTFLRVAILRCMTILTCACPCALGLAIPSAVVSAANVAGQKGIATLDVSRFQTSKTWAHHTADFWTYICAIEEHTMSTHPLGRAIFSAGVAHLDDPWVEAKMDLCTEGVMVEPGMGISGDVSIASQPWQHVTIGSLRYLQSCGILDLPETPQETDRGVISVHIGIDYTYAGTLLVTDAVREDAKATMRQLDLMGCETKMVRD, from the exons ATGGCTTGCTGCTACATAGCTGCCTTCTGCATCAGCCAACTGGTCAACGCCTGCCAGTTTCTAGACCTCGAAAACTCGATTCGATACAATGAGGACAAGCCCGAGTTGCAGTATCCTGAGAGGCTCAGAACAGCCGACGACCAGAAAGTCGAGAGCAACCCGATTGTTCTGTCGCTCTCAGGCATGACATGCTCCGCCTGCTCGAGTTCCGTAGAGGCCTCTTTGAACAGCCTTCCCGGTGTTGATAGGGCTAGGGTATCGTTGGATCTTCAACAAGCAACTATCGTTGAGAACAGTCCAAATTTCGACCGAGAAGCGATCAAGAATATGGTGCTTGATCTTAGATATGGAGTGGAGATTGGACCTCGATCACCGAAGGAGATAATAGACGTTTTACGGTCCAAAGAGGAGATTGCTCGGCTCAAGTCAAGTTTCTCTCAACTTGCTCAATGCGCCACCATCATCCAGCTCGTCAGCTTGCTCCTCTCAAATTTGGGCGAGAACGGCTATCCTC ACGGCTGGAAATGGGTTCGAGGTGGAAAGCCGAACATGAACACACTCATCTCCTCATCCGTCTCCCCCGGGACAGCCTTCTCATTCCTCGACCTTCTGATTCGAGGCCCTGTCAAAGCAACCCCATATTATTGTTCAGTCATTGAACTTGCTCTTGTGGTGGTTTCTGGGAGATATCTCGAAACCATGTCCCGCCGGTCTGCGGCCGAACACTTGATCAGGGTCTATCAGCCGCTTCTGGAGGACCAATATGTCAAGACGTACTCGACGGGACAG AGCTTCCTTCGACCCGGAGACGAAATCGTCATCGAATCCTTTTCCACCATTCCGTGCGATTGCTACATCACTCTTGGCTCGGCTTCAATCAACCAAGCAATTGTAACAGGCGAATCCATGCCGGCCAAGAAGAGCGTCGGCGActtccttcttggcggcaCTCAAAATATGGGTGAACAGCTTGTCTGCGTCGTGCACAAAGAACAGGGCAGCTCGTTCTACGCTCAGCTGGTACAGAGCGCCGTTGAAGCCTCCGGATCCAAGTCGGAAGATTTCCAGTTTTTGGACCTTATGATGAATTACTTTGTCATCATTGTCATGTCTCTGGCCATTTTGGCGCCCCTGAAAGACATTTACTGGTCAGCCCACTCGTTGAGCGACACGTTTCTTCGGGTGGCCATCCTGCGTTGCATGACGATCCTGACCTGCGCGTGTCCATGTGCATTGGGACTAGCGATACCCTCAGCAGTTGTATCAGCTGCTA ACGTCGCTGGCCAGAAGGGCATA GCAACATTAGACGTTTCGCGCTTCCAGACGTCAAAGACATGGGCCCATCATACGGCAGACTTTTGGACCTACATATGTGCGATCGAGGAACACACCATGTCGACTCATCCCCTTGGACGGGCCATCTTCTCCGCCGGAGTTGCGCATCTAGACGATCCTTGGGTAGAGGCCAAGATGGACCTTTGCACTGAAGGAGTAATGGTTGAGCCGGGTATGGGGATTTCGGGGGATGTGTCGATAGCGAGTCAGCCGTGGCAGCACGTCACCATCGGGAGTCTACGGTACCTGCAATCCTGTGGCATACTTGATCTCCCAGAAACGCCCCAGGAGACCGACCGTGGAGTGATATCTGTTCACATCGGTATAGATTACACATATGCCGGAACACTGTTAGTCACTGACGCCGTGAGGGAAGACGCCAAAGCTACGATGAGACAACTCGATCTCATGGGTTGCGAGACCAAAATGGTGCGTGACTAG
- a CDS encoding Zn(2)-C6 fungal-type domain-containing protein, which translates to MSTTTTSSATWQESTRPQAPPSSGSGGIRRIRQACTSCRQRKTKCSGDRPRCMNCRRVNRSCHYESYSATMAAMAANPLAAFPPSFGDPDLLRRLSTIEAQLARLSEQGAQEASVRRKSSDQSLEDAASPSRPSMPSQEYGFESQQRLSFSMPSPLTQSDSNTQPFSTMPPDEIVQHLVDTYFIHAHNQPYAYFQEEHFRQLLGLMILPRCLIFAVLASSVRFSNHDYFQGRTHEAMESYARQAWLSVLNEHLTVENCPNLHVAQTTNLLAIVDFTAGRTSSGWLKIGLAVRIAQDLQLMKEPSPMLPIVEQEERRRVFWSVYLLDKLVSCGKARPPAIADEDCHVQLPCEEEVFRTGTWKQTATLHQLLNWNTDLGEIRGHFTLAILVASALGRCARYVLHERETDDVLPWDSRSEFAAINSFLLLTEQHLHVEDLSVNDIIANNTLPDGSLDHQTVGHAIFARVVFHLCHCLLNHPFLLALRLQKVKSKAPSSFLSRSFQTCSEHACKIPALLDQAQKAGCHVEASFYAYSTCLAGSVLSLFIHGASSKLQGPHELLEPGQQCLSILKDMGAFWDHASKMHTQLVNFDAHAQAFQRLIDPHASFEIEPELEALLWSMVDYGAMCGSSRSTSPEGQLPVNLQSPSFLNFDVDFTASSSFDMAGTESLSGVQFTA; encoded by the exons ATGTCCACCACAACAACTTCTTCTGCCACCTGGCAAGAGTCGACCAGGCCCCAGGCGCCGCCTTCTTCGGGGTCCGGAGGCATCCGGCGCATTCGACAGGCGTGCACCAGCTGTCG ACAGCGAAAGACGAAATGCTCTGGAGATCGCCCACGATGCATGAACTGTCGGCGCGTCAATCGCTCGTGCCATTACGAGTCCTACTCTGCGACCATGGCCGCCATGGCTGCCAATCCGCTTGCTGCGTTCCCTCCTAGCTTTGGCGAC CCGGATCTGCTGAGGAGACTCAGCACAATTGAAGCTCAGCTGGCTCGATTGAGTgaacaaggagctcaagaggCAAG CGTCAGGCGCAAGTCCTCCGATCAATCCTTGGAAGATGCTGCTTCCCCATCTCGACCATCGATGCCTTCGCAAGAATATGGCTTCGAAAGCCAGCAACGATTATCGTTTTCCATGCCCTCGCCATTGACTCAGTCTGATTCGAACACACA ACCCTTCAGCACGATGCCACCCGATGAAATAGTGCAGCATCTGGTCGACACGTACTTCATCCACGCCCATAACCAGCCGTATGCGTATTTCCAAGAAGAACATTTCCGACAGTTGCTCGGGCTCATGATCTTACCGAGATGCTTGATCTTTGCGGTTCTGGCATCTTCGGTGAGATTCTCAAACCACGACTATTTCCAAGGACGAACACACGAGGCAATGGAGAGCTATGCGCGACAAGCCTGGTTGAGTGTTCTGAATGAGCATTTGACGGTGGAAAACTGCCCAAATCTTCATGTCGCGCAAACAACCAACCTCCTGGCTATTGTGGACTTTACAGCTGGCCGAACAAGCTCAGGATGGCTTAAAATCGGTCTCGCAGTCAGGATTGCCCAGGATCTACAGCTCATGAAAGAACCCAGTCCGATGCTCCCCATTGTcgaacaagaagaacggAGACGAGTTTTCTGGTCGGTATATCTTCTTGACAAGTTAGTATCCTGCGGCAAAGCCAGACCTCCAGCCATCGCCGACGAAGACTGCCATGTCCAACTACCTTGCGAGGAAGAGGTTTTCCGAACCGGCACCTGGAAGCAAACTGCTACTCTCCACCAACTCTTGAATTGGAACACGGATCTTGGCGAAATTCGAGGCCATTTCACTCTTGCTATCCTTGTAGCATCCGCTCTGGGCCGCTGTGCGCGTTATGTCCTCCACGAGCGCGAAACGGACGACGTGTTACCATGGGACTCGCGTTCCGAGTTTGCAGCAATCAATTCCTTTCTCCTCCTGACTGAACAACACCTACATGTGGAGGACCTCTCAGTCAACGACATAATCGCCAACAACACATTACCCGATGGCTCACTAGATCATCAAACAGTCGGCCACGCCATCTTTGCACGCGTCGTCTTCCACCTATGTCATTGCCTGCTCAATCACCCGTTCCTCCTGGCTCTTCGACTGCAAAAGGTCAAGTCTAAGGCCCCCTCGAGTTTCTTGTCTCGAAGTTTCCAAACATGCAGTGAGCACGCCTGCAAGATACCGGCTCTGCTGGATCAGGCGCAGAAAGCCGGATGTCACGTTGAGGCGTCGTTCTACGCCTATTCAACATGCCTTGCAGGCAGTGTGCTCTCGCTGTTTATTCATGGCGCCTCGAGCAAATTACAAGGGCctcatgagcttcttgaaccTGGACAGCAATGTCTTAGCATTCTGAAAGACATGGGTGCATTCTGGGATCATGCTTCAAAGATG CACACGCAACTCGTCAACTTTGACGCACATGCCCAAGCCTTCCAAAGATTGATTGATCCACATGCCTCTTTCGAGATCGAACCAGAATTGGAGGCTCTTCTATGGTCCATGGTAGACTACGGCGCCATGTGTGGGAGCTCCAGGTCCACTAGTCCAGAGGGTCAACTTCCTGTAAACTTACAGTCGCCGTCGTTTCTCAACTTTGACGTAGATTTCACAGCGAGTAGCTCTTTTGACATGGCTGGCACTGAATCACTGTCGGGTGTACAGTTCACCGCATGA
- a CDS encoding PKS-ER domain-containing protein, translating into MKANVQTTQAIVSHAPEGGKRRWILEDVQVREPGGYEAIVEMVASGVCHTDLGCGTAPDGTPGFPVPPYPRVLGHEGAGFVRAVGSKITKVKPGDAVLLSFAFCTQCHNCKFGAPGYCHEFSALNFAGTKKAFQFPTGTGPDVGGSFFGQSSFSKLSRVQETSLVNVSQLVRNKNDLKLLAPLGCGIQTGAGTVTELAAAKPSDKVAIIGLGGVGLAAIMAAKLKGCRTIIGIDRVPARIEMAKKLGATHGIDTSTISNLVNEVRKVTEGSGSTITVDATGVLPLIQQGLEFTANQGKMILLGVAPMDAGLEIAVVPYMVTGKQIMGSMEGGVYPEDYIPKMIRWYQNGEFPVDELIKFYPVQDYQKAIRDMEDGSTIKPVLIW; encoded by the exons ATGAAGGCCAATGTCCAGACCACCCAGGCCATCGTCTCCCACGCCCCAGAGGGTGGAAAGAGACGATGGATCCTTGAGGATGTTCAAGTAAGAGAGCCTGGAGGATACGAGGCCATTGTGGAAATGGTTGCTTCCGGAGTCTGCCATACAGATCTTGGATGCGGAACAGCTCCAGATGGAACTCCTGGTTTCCCTGTTCCCCCATACCCTCGCGTTCTAGGCCATGAAG GCGCTGGATTCGTTCGAGCGGTCGGTTCCAAAATCACAAAAGTCAAGCCAGGCGATGCTGTCCTCCTGTCCTTCGCCTTCTGCACCCAGTGCCACAACTGCAAGTTTGGAGCTCCCGGCTACTGCCATGAATTTTCAGCCCTGAACTTTGCCGGCACCAAAAAGGCATTCCAGTTTCCAACTGGCACGGGGCCAGACGTTGGAGGGTCCTTTTTTGGCCAGTCGAGCTTTTCCAAGCTCAGTCGAGTTCAGGAGACGTCGCTCGTCAACGTCAGTCAGTTGGTTCGCAACAAGAATGACTTGAAGCTTCTGGCGCCTCTTGGCTGTGGTATTCAG ACTGGTGCGGGTACAGTGACTGAATTGGCTGCCGCCAAGCCGAGCGACAAGGTCGCTATCATTGGTCTTGGAGGTGTAGGACTTGCCGCCATTATG GCCGCAAAGCTCAAAGGCTGCCGAACCATCATCGGAATCGACCGAGTTCCCGCGAGAATAGAAATGGCCAAGAAACTCGGAGCAACTCACGGAATCGACACTTCGACCATTTCCAACCTGGTAAACGAAGTCCGCAAGGTCACTGAGGGCTCGGGAAGCACCATTACAGTCGACGCTACCGGTGTGCTTCCGTTGATTCAGCAGGGCTTGGAGTTTACTGCAAACCAGGGCAAGATGATTCTTCTTGGTGTTGCCCCGATGGACGCTGGGCTGGAAATTGCGGTTGTTCCTTACATGGTG ACGGGCAAGCAAATTATGGGCAGCATGGAGGGTGGTGTATACCCCGAAGAT TACATCCCAAAAATGATCCGGTGGTACCAAAACGGGGAGTTTCCCGTCGACGAGTTGATCAAGTTCTATCCT GTACAAGATTATCAAAAGGCAATTAGAGACATGGAGGACGGATCCACGATTAAGCCTGTGTTGATTTGGTAG
- a CDS encoding Ldi domain-containing protein, whose amino-acid sequence MNGNGHITLQSESQTEKAFRQDEPVGDFGWGPWTIQDVLIPTNAGRGLVKKYHQRRTLYQYGALSLTGLWAFKNLSNTAYRAAALGFLFPGAGFTAVATFTSAAAFLLTVALIPVTIFIWFAMGGIFFPIALWVGSSIAAGYMATDTLFEPSALLWAAFCYTDIFWLMSNARSLNAAGYSKAQERNKYLVQAVQEQMENATPAPAPGSRELSLETLRHVQHMLERGLSPRDDFSFHDVIDQFQTGAVRYQLYGVVDVLSLYQCHYAPGFHGYLSKASQNCIEKSLQKRIMSYWKWESIFGRFTLSDWDPIKKDNIMVTGYLSSAIGLTTRPTTRVWPTLFHENMDNNPYCLYPCEPNWTYSLCNLTGMAGLVISDRILGRDLGARLRNRFERSLEEEFTECDGRILPIRSEFTGLTLPGLCGTLTDCINAMLLTAYLPHLAHRNWAMIRKEFIKYDEKDQLVVHDLKGADKMDPGNYRAGEGPLRAFIAATAAEFGDEKIRKEALDQLDNVYFPVEATKTGSLRNKGLSATSQVIALMARLVKQRDLANATLHGPSDEALSGPLLEDAPFPEVLVAKAYSEDGKKLDLVLYNGKEPGSFKLGFERLVPGK is encoded by the exons ATGAATGGGAATGGGCACATCACTTTGCAGAGTGAGAGCCAGACTGAGAAGGCCTTCCGTCAGGACGAGCCTGTTGGCGACTTTGGCTGGGGACCTTGGACAATCCAAG ATGTCTTGATTCCTACCAATGCTGGTCGAGGATTGGTCAAGAAGTACCACCAGCGACGAACTCTGTACCAGTATGGAGCTTTGTCGCTCACTGGACTTTGGGCCTTCAAGAACCTCAGCAACACGGCCTATCGTGCTGCAGCTCTCGGCTTTCTCTTCCCTGGAGCCGGTTTTACTGCTGTCGCTACCTTCACTTCGGCGGCCGCATTCCTGCTCACTGTGGCCCTGATTCCcgtcaccatcttcatctggTTCGCCATGGGCGGTATCTTCTTCCCCATCGCCTTGTGGGTTGGCTCCAGCATCGCTGCCGGCTACATGGCCACCGACACTCTTTTCGAACCTTCTGCTCTCCTCTGGGCCGCCTTCTGCTACACCGATATCTTCTGGCTCATGAGCAACGCCCGTTCCCTCAACGCCGCTGGCTACTCCAAGGCTCAGGAGCGAAACAAGTACCTTGTCCAAGCTGTCCAGGAACAGATGGAGAATGCCACTCCCGCTCCCGCCCCCGGCTCACGAGAGCTGTCCCTCGAGACTCTTCGACACGTCCAGCACATGCTTGAGCGCGGACTTAGCCCCCGTGACGACTTTAGCTTTCACGATGTCATTGATCAGTTCCAGACTGGTGCCGTTCGATATCAGCTGTATGGTGTCGTTGATGTTCTGAGCCTGTACCAGTGCCACTATGCCCCCGGTTTCCACGGTTATCTCTCCAAGGCTTCGCAGAACTGCATTGAGAAGAGCTTGCAGAAGCGCATCATGTC TTACTGGAAGTGGGAGTCCATCTTCGGCAGGTTCACCCTTAGCGACTGGGACCccatcaagaaggacaacATT ATGGTTACCGGCTACCTGAGCTCTGCTATCGGTCT TACTACAAGACCAACTACGAGGGTCTGGCCGACGCTCTTTCATGAGAACATGGACAACAACCCTTACTGCCTGTACCCCTGCGAGCCCAACTGGACTTATTCTCTGTGCAA CCTCACTGGCATGGCTGGTCTTGTCATCTCTGACCGCATCCTTGGCCGTGATCTCGGTGCTAGACTCAGGAACCGATTTGAGCGATCTCTCGAGGAGGAGTTTACCGAGTGCGACGGCCGAATCCTTCCCATCCGCAGCGAATTCACTGGTCTTACT CTCCCTGGTCTCTGCGGAACTCTCACCGACTGCATCAACGCCATGCTCCTGACTGCCTACCTTCCTCACCTCGCTCACCGCAACTGGGCCATGATCCGCAAGGAGTTCATCAAGTACGACGAGAAGGATCAGCTTGTTGTCCATGACCTCAAGGGCGCTGACAAGATGGACCCCGGCAACTACCGTGCTGGTGAGGGACCCCTCCGTGCTTTCATCGCTGCTACCGCTGCCGAGTTTGGTGACGAAAAGATCCGCAAGGAGGCTCTTGATCAACTTGACAACGTCTACTTCCCTGTTGAAGCCACCAAGACTGGATCCCTGCGAAACAAGGGTCTCTCTGCTACTAGCCAGGTCATCGCCCTCATGGCTCGTCTCGTCAAGCAGCGTGATCTTGCCAACGCTACCCTTCACGGTCCTTCCGACGAGGCTCTGAGCGGTCCTCTTCTCGAGGATGCTCCCTTCCCCGAGGTCCTCGTCGCCAAGGCTTACAGCGAGGACGGCAAGAAGCTCGACCTTGTTCTCTACAACGGCAAGGAGCCCGGTTCTTTCAAGCTTGGTTTCGAGCGACTGGTCCCCGGCAAGTAG